From Equus asinus isolate D_3611 breed Donkey chromosome 14, EquAss-T2T_v2, whole genome shotgun sequence, one genomic window encodes:
- the GIGYF1 gene encoding GRB10-interacting GYF protein 1 isoform X4, whose translation MAAETLNFGPEWLRALSSGGSVTSPPPSPAMPKYKLADYRYGREEMLALYVKENKVPDELQDKEFAAVLQEEPLQPLALEPLTEEEQRNFSLSVNSVAVLRLMGKGAGPPLGGTSRGRGSTRSRGRGRGDSCFYQRSIEEGDGAFGRNPREIQRSQSWDDRGERRFEKSARRDGARSGFEEGGAGPRKEHARSDSENWRSLREEQEEEEEGSWRIGAGPRRDGDRWRSASPDGGPRSAGWREHGDRRRKFEFDLRGDRGGCGEEEGRGGGGSSHLRRCRGPDGFDDDKDGLPEWCLDDEDEEMGTFDASGAFLPLKKGPKEPIPEEQELDFQGLEEEEEEPPEGLNQEGPESGGKELTPLPPQEEQPSGPSPLPTLGPLWGANGEGDDAGEKDLPAAEGDDMRGMQLSPGGGSPPGPPGDLEDDEGLKHLQQEAEKLVASLQDSSLEEEQFTAAMQAQGLRHSAAATALPLSHGAARKWFYKDPQGEIQGPFTTQEMAEWFQAGYFSMALLVKRGCDEGFQPLGEVIKMWGRVPFAPGPSPPPLLGNMDQERLKKQQELAAAALYQQLQHQQFLQLVSSRQLPQCALREKAALGELTPPQQQQLTAFLQQLQALKPPRGGDQNLLPTMNRSLSVPDSGPLWDIHTSASSQSGGEASLWDIPINSSTQGPILEQLQLQHKFQERREVELRAKREEEERKRREEKRRQQQQEEQKRRQEEEELFRRKQVRQQELLLKLLQQQQAVATVPVPPAPSSPPPLWAGLAKQGLSMKTLLELQLEGERQLHKQPPPREPSRAQAPNHRVLGGLGTAPLNQWVSEAGPLWGGPDKSGGSSGGLGLWEDTLKSSGSLARSLGLKNSRSSPSLSDSYSHLSGRPVRKKTEEEEKLLKLLQGIPRPQDGFTQWCEQMLHTLSTTGSLDVPMAVAILKEVESPYDVHDYIRSCLGDTLEAKEFAKQFLERRAKQKASQQRQQQQEAWLSSSSLQTAFQTNHSTKLGPGEGSKAKRRALMLHSDPSILGYSLHGPSGEIESVDDY comes from the exons ATGGCAGCAGAGACCCTGAACTTTGGGCCTGAGTG GCTGAGGGCCCTTTCCAGCGGTGGCAGTgtgacctccccacccccatcccctgccATGCCCAAATACAAGCTGGCTGACTATCGCTACGGCAGAGAGGAGATGCTGGCCCTCTACGTCAAGGAGAACAAG GTCCCTGATGAGCTGCAGGACAAGGAGTTTGCTGCGGTGCTGCAAGAGGAGCCACTGCAGCCCCTGGCACTGGAGCCCCTGActgaggaggagcag AGAAACTTCTCCCTGTCAGTGAACAGTGTGGCCGTGCTGAGGCTGAtggggaaaggggctggccccccccTCGGTGGCACCTCCCGTGGCAGGGGCAGCACGCGGAGCCGAG GCCGTGGCCGCGGTGACAGTTGCTTTTACCAAAGAAGCATTGAGGAAGGCGACGGGGCCTTTGGCCGAAACCCCCGGGAGATCCAGCGTAGCCAGAGTTGGGATGACAG AGGCGAGAGGCGGTTTGAGAAGTCGGCCAGGAGGGATGGAG CACGATCCGGGTttgaggagggaggggctggccctcggAAGGAACATGCCCGCTCAGATAGCGAGAACTGGCGTTCTCTCCGAGAggagcaagaggaagaggaagagggcagCTGGAGAATTGGGGCAGGACCCCGGCGAGATGGAGACCGCTGGCgctcagccagccctg ATGGTGGCCCCCGCTCTGCTGGCTGGCGGGAACATGGGGACCGGCGTCGCAAGTTTGAATTTGATTTGCGAGGGGATCGAGGAGGGTGTGGTGAagaggaggggcggggtgggggaggcagctcTCACCTCCGGAGGTGCCGAGGGCCTGACGGTTTTGATGACGACAAGGATGGGCTCCCCGAGTGGTGCCTGGACGATGAGGATGAAGAAATGGGCACCTTCGATGCCTCTGGGGCCTTCTTGCCTCTCAAG AAGGGTCCCAAGGAGCCCATTCCTGAGGAGCAGGAGCTCGACTTccagggcctggaggaggaggaggaggagcctccAGAAGGGCTGAACCAGGAGGGGCCCGAGTCAG GTGGGAAGGAGCTGACCCCTCTGCCTCCTCAGGAGGAGCAGCCCAGCGGCCCCTCCCCGCTGCCCACCTTGGGCCCGCTCTGGGGAGCGAATGGCGAAGGTGATGATGCTGGGGAGAAAGACCTGCCGGCCGCTGAAG GAGACGATATGAGGGGAATGCAGCTGAGTCCTGGGGGGGGCTCGCCCCCTGGCCCACCCGGAGATCTGGAAGATGATGAAGGCTTGAAGCACCTGCAGCAG GAGGCGGAGAAGCTGGTGGCCTCCCTGCAGGACAGCTCTTTGGAGGAGGAGCAGTTCACGGCCGCCATGCAGGCCCAGGGCCTGCGCCACTCTGCAGCTGCCACTGCCCTCCCCCTCAGCCACGGCGCGGCTCGGAAGTGGTTCTACAAGGACCCCCAGGGAGAGATCCAAG GCCCCTTCACAACACAGGAGATGGCGGAGTGGTTCCAGGCGGGCTATTTTTCCATGGCTCTGCTTGTGAAGCGGGGCTGTGACGAGGGCTTCCAGCCACTGGGTGAGGTGATCAAGATGTGGGGCCGTGTGCCCTTCGCCCCGGGGCCCTCACCACCCCCACTGCTG GGAAACATGGACCAGGAGCGGCTGAAGAAGCAACAGGAGCTGGCAGCGGCGGCCTTGTACCAGCAGCTGCAGCACCAGCAGTTTCTTCAGCTGGTCAGCAG CCGCCAGCTCCCGCAGTGTGCCCTCCGGGAAAAGGCAGCCCTGGGGGAGCTGACGCcgccgcagcagcagcagctcaccGCGTTCCTGCAGCAGCTCCAAGCTCTCAAACCCCCCAG AGGTGGGGACCAGAACCTGCTCCCGACGATGAACCGGTCCTTGTCAGTGCCGGATTCGGGCCCCCTCTGGGACATACATACCTCAGCCTCATCACAGTCAG GCGGTGAGGCCAGTCTTTGGGACATACCAATTAACTCTTCGACTCAGGGTCCAATTCTAGAACAACTCCAGCTGCAACATAAA TTCCAAGAGCGCAGAGAAGTGGAGCTCAGGGCGAAGCGGGAGGAGGAAGAGCGCAAGCGCCGCGAGGAGAAGCGCcgccagcagcagcaggaggagcagaagcggcggcaggaggaagaggagttgTTTCGGCGCAAGCAG GTGCGGCAGCAGGAGCTTCTCCTGAAgttgctgcagcagcagcaggcagtGGCCACTGTGCCCGTGCCCCCTGCGCCCAGCTCCCCGCCCCCACTGTGGGCTGGCCTGGCCAAGCAGGGGCTCTCCATGAAGACGCTGCTCGAGCTGCAGCTGGAGGGCGAGCGGCAGCTGCATAAGCAGCCGCCGCCTCGGGAGCCATCGCGGGCCCAGGCCCCCAACCACCGTGTG CTTGGGGGCCTGGGCACTGCCCCCCTGAACCAGTGGGTATCTGAGGCTGGGCCGCTGTGGGGCGGGCCCGACAAGAGCGGGGGCAGCAGCGGTGGCCTGGGGCTCTGGGAGGACACCCTCAAGAGCAGCGGGAGCTTGGCCCGCAGCCTGGGCCTGAAGAACAGCCGGAGCAGCCCCTCTCTCAG TGACTCGTACAGCCACCTGTCAGGTCGGCCTGTGCgcaaaaagacagaggaggaagagaagctgCTGAAGCTGCTGCAGGGCATCCCCAGGCCCCAGGATGGCTTCACCCAGTGGTGTGAGCAGATGCTGCACACGCTGAGCACCACGGGCAGCCTGGACG TGCCCATGGCTGTAGCGATCCTCAAGGAGGTGGAATCCCCCTACGATGTCCACGATTATATCCGTTCCTGCCTGGGGGACACGCTGGAAGCCAAAGAATTTGCCAAACAATTCCTGGAGCGGAGGGCCAAGCAGAAAGCCAGCCAAcaacggcagcagcagcag GAGGCTTGGCTGAGCAGCAGCTCCCTGCAGACGGCCTTTCAGACCAACCACAGCACCAAACTTGGCCCTGGGGAGGGCAGCAAGGCCAAGAGGCGGGCACTCATGCTGCACTCAGACCCCAGCATCCTGG GGTACTCCCTGCACGGCCCTTCTGGTGAGATCGAGAGCGTGGATGACTACTGA
- the GIGYF1 gene encoding GRB10-interacting GYF protein 1 isoform X3 has product MAAETLNFGPEWLRALSSGGSVTSPPPSPAMPKYKLADYRYGREEMLALYVKENKVPDELQDKEFAAVLQEEPLQPLALEPLTEEEQRNFSLSVNSVAVLRLMGKGAGPPLGGTSRGRGSTRSRGRGRGDSCFYQRSIEEGDGAFGRNPREIQRSQSWDDRGERRFEKSARRDGARSGFEEGGAGPRKEHARSDSENWRSLREEQEEEEEGSWRIGAGPRRDGDRWRSASPDGGPRSAGWREHGDRRRKFEFDLRGDRGGCGEEEGRGGGGSSHLRRCRGPDGFDDDKDGLPEWCLDDEDEEMGTFDASGAFLPLKKGPKEPIPEEQELDFQGLEEEEEEPPEGLNQEGPESGGKELTPLPPQEEQPSGPSPLPTLGPLWGANGEGDDAGEKDLPAAEGDDMRGMQLSPGGGSPPGPPGDLEDDEGLKHLQQEAEKLVASLQDSSLEEEQFTAAMQAQGLRHSAAATALPLSHGAARKWFYKDPQGEIQGPFTTQEMAEWFQAGYFSMALLVKRGCDEGFQPLGEVIKMWGRVPFAPGPSPPPLLGNMDQERLKKQQELAAAALYQQLQHQQFLQLVSSRQLPQCALREKAALGELTPPQQQQLTAFLQQLQALKPPRGGDQNLLPTMNRSLSVPDSGPLWDIHTSASSQSGGEASLWDIPINSSTQGPILEQLQLQHKFQERREVELRAKREEEERKRREEKRRQQQQEEQKRRQEEEELFRRKQVRQQELLLKLLQQQQAVATVPVPPAPSSPPPLWAGLAKQGLSMKTLLELQLEGERQLHKQPPPREPSRAQAPNHRVQLGGLGTAPLNQWVSEAGPLWGGPDKSGGSSGGLGLWEDTLKSSGSLARSLGLKNSRSSPSLSDSYSHLSGRPVRKKTEEEEKLLKLLQGIPRPQDGFTQWCEQMLHTLSTTGSLDVPMAVAILKEVESPYDVHDYIRSCLGDTLEAKEFAKQFLERRAKQKASQQRQQQQEAWLSSSSLQTAFQTNHSTKLGPGEGSKAKRRALMLHSDPSILGYSLHGPSGEIESVDDY; this is encoded by the exons ATGGCAGCAGAGACCCTGAACTTTGGGCCTGAGTG GCTGAGGGCCCTTTCCAGCGGTGGCAGTgtgacctccccacccccatcccctgccATGCCCAAATACAAGCTGGCTGACTATCGCTACGGCAGAGAGGAGATGCTGGCCCTCTACGTCAAGGAGAACAAG GTCCCTGATGAGCTGCAGGACAAGGAGTTTGCTGCGGTGCTGCAAGAGGAGCCACTGCAGCCCCTGGCACTGGAGCCCCTGActgaggaggagcag AGAAACTTCTCCCTGTCAGTGAACAGTGTGGCCGTGCTGAGGCTGAtggggaaaggggctggccccccccTCGGTGGCACCTCCCGTGGCAGGGGCAGCACGCGGAGCCGAG GCCGTGGCCGCGGTGACAGTTGCTTTTACCAAAGAAGCATTGAGGAAGGCGACGGGGCCTTTGGCCGAAACCCCCGGGAGATCCAGCGTAGCCAGAGTTGGGATGACAG AGGCGAGAGGCGGTTTGAGAAGTCGGCCAGGAGGGATGGAG CACGATCCGGGTttgaggagggaggggctggccctcggAAGGAACATGCCCGCTCAGATAGCGAGAACTGGCGTTCTCTCCGAGAggagcaagaggaagaggaagagggcagCTGGAGAATTGGGGCAGGACCCCGGCGAGATGGAGACCGCTGGCgctcagccagccctg ATGGTGGCCCCCGCTCTGCTGGCTGGCGGGAACATGGGGACCGGCGTCGCAAGTTTGAATTTGATTTGCGAGGGGATCGAGGAGGGTGTGGTGAagaggaggggcggggtgggggaggcagctcTCACCTCCGGAGGTGCCGAGGGCCTGACGGTTTTGATGACGACAAGGATGGGCTCCCCGAGTGGTGCCTGGACGATGAGGATGAAGAAATGGGCACCTTCGATGCCTCTGGGGCCTTCTTGCCTCTCAAG AAGGGTCCCAAGGAGCCCATTCCTGAGGAGCAGGAGCTCGACTTccagggcctggaggaggaggaggaggagcctccAGAAGGGCTGAACCAGGAGGGGCCCGAGTCAG GTGGGAAGGAGCTGACCCCTCTGCCTCCTCAGGAGGAGCAGCCCAGCGGCCCCTCCCCGCTGCCCACCTTGGGCCCGCTCTGGGGAGCGAATGGCGAAGGTGATGATGCTGGGGAGAAAGACCTGCCGGCCGCTGAAG GAGACGATATGAGGGGAATGCAGCTGAGTCCTGGGGGGGGCTCGCCCCCTGGCCCACCCGGAGATCTGGAAGATGATGAAGGCTTGAAGCACCTGCAGCAG GAGGCGGAGAAGCTGGTGGCCTCCCTGCAGGACAGCTCTTTGGAGGAGGAGCAGTTCACGGCCGCCATGCAGGCCCAGGGCCTGCGCCACTCTGCAGCTGCCACTGCCCTCCCCCTCAGCCACGGCGCGGCTCGGAAGTGGTTCTACAAGGACCCCCAGGGAGAGATCCAAG GCCCCTTCACAACACAGGAGATGGCGGAGTGGTTCCAGGCGGGCTATTTTTCCATGGCTCTGCTTGTGAAGCGGGGCTGTGACGAGGGCTTCCAGCCACTGGGTGAGGTGATCAAGATGTGGGGCCGTGTGCCCTTCGCCCCGGGGCCCTCACCACCCCCACTGCTG GGAAACATGGACCAGGAGCGGCTGAAGAAGCAACAGGAGCTGGCAGCGGCGGCCTTGTACCAGCAGCTGCAGCACCAGCAGTTTCTTCAGCTGGTCAGCAG CCGCCAGCTCCCGCAGTGTGCCCTCCGGGAAAAGGCAGCCCTGGGGGAGCTGACGCcgccgcagcagcagcagctcaccGCGTTCCTGCAGCAGCTCCAAGCTCTCAAACCCCCCAG AGGTGGGGACCAGAACCTGCTCCCGACGATGAACCGGTCCTTGTCAGTGCCGGATTCGGGCCCCCTCTGGGACATACATACCTCAGCCTCATCACAGTCAG GCGGTGAGGCCAGTCTTTGGGACATACCAATTAACTCTTCGACTCAGGGTCCAATTCTAGAACAACTCCAGCTGCAACATAAA TTCCAAGAGCGCAGAGAAGTGGAGCTCAGGGCGAAGCGGGAGGAGGAAGAGCGCAAGCGCCGCGAGGAGAAGCGCcgccagcagcagcaggaggagcagaagcggcggcaggaggaagaggagttgTTTCGGCGCAAGCAG GTGCGGCAGCAGGAGCTTCTCCTGAAgttgctgcagcagcagcaggcagtGGCCACTGTGCCCGTGCCCCCTGCGCCCAGCTCCCCGCCCCCACTGTGGGCTGGCCTGGCCAAGCAGGGGCTCTCCATGAAGACGCTGCTCGAGCTGCAGCTGGAGGGCGAGCGGCAGCTGCATAAGCAGCCGCCGCCTCGGGAGCCATCGCGGGCCCAGGCCCCCAACCACCGTGTG CAGCTTGGGGGCCTGGGCACTGCCCCCCTGAACCAGTGGGTATCTGAGGCTGGGCCGCTGTGGGGCGGGCCCGACAAGAGCGGGGGCAGCAGCGGTGGCCTGGGGCTCTGGGAGGACACCCTCAAGAGCAGCGGGAGCTTGGCCCGCAGCCTGGGCCTGAAGAACAGCCGGAGCAGCCCCTCTCTCAG TGACTCGTACAGCCACCTGTCAGGTCGGCCTGTGCgcaaaaagacagaggaggaagagaagctgCTGAAGCTGCTGCAGGGCATCCCCAGGCCCCAGGATGGCTTCACCCAGTGGTGTGAGCAGATGCTGCACACGCTGAGCACCACGGGCAGCCTGGACG TGCCCATGGCTGTAGCGATCCTCAAGGAGGTGGAATCCCCCTACGATGTCCACGATTATATCCGTTCCTGCCTGGGGGACACGCTGGAAGCCAAAGAATTTGCCAAACAATTCCTGGAGCGGAGGGCCAAGCAGAAAGCCAGCCAAcaacggcagcagcagcag GAGGCTTGGCTGAGCAGCAGCTCCCTGCAGACGGCCTTTCAGACCAACCACAGCACCAAACTTGGCCCTGGGGAGGGCAGCAAGGCCAAGAGGCGGGCACTCATGCTGCACTCAGACCCCAGCATCCTGG GGTACTCCCTGCACGGCCCTTCTGGTGAGATCGAGAGCGTGGATGACTACTGA
- the GIGYF1 gene encoding GRB10-interacting GYF protein 1 isoform X2, with product MAAETLNFGPEWLRALSSGGSVTSPPPSPAMPKYKLADYRYGREEMLALYVKENKVPDELQDKEFAAVLQEEPLQPLALEPLTEEEQRNFSLSVNSVAVLRLMGKGAGPPLGGTSRGRGSTRSRGRGRGDSCFYQRSIEEGDGAFGRNPREIQRSQSWDDRCRLEGGGIEAEQREALGGERRFEKSARRDGARSGFEEGGAGPRKEHARSDSENWRSLREEQEEEEEGSWRIGAGPRRDGDRWRSASPDGGPRSAGWREHGDRRRKFEFDLRGDRGGCGEEEGRGGGGSSHLRRCRGPDGFDDDKDGLPEWCLDDEDEEMGTFDASGAFLPLKKGPKEPIPEEQELDFQGLEEEEEEPPEGLNQEGPESGGKELTPLPPQEEQPSGPSPLPTLGPLWGANGEGDDAGEKDLPAAEGDDMRGMQLSPGGGSPPGPPGDLEDDEGLKHLQQEAEKLVASLQDSSLEEEQFTAAMQAQGLRHSAAATALPLSHGAARKWFYKDPQGEIQGPFTTQEMAEWFQAGYFSMALLVKRGCDEGFQPLGEVIKMWGRVPFAPGPSPPPLLGNMDQERLKKQQELAAAALYQQLQHQQFLQLVSSRQLPQCALREKAALGELTPPQQQQLTAFLQQLQALKPPRGGDQNLLPTMNRSLSVPDSGPLWDIHTSASSQSGGEASLWDIPINSSTQGPILEQLQLQHKFQERREVELRAKREEEERKRREEKRRQQQQEEQKRRQEEEELFRRKQVRQQELLLKLLQQQQAVATVPVPPAPSSPPPLWAGLAKQGLSMKTLLELQLEGERQLHKQPPPREPSRAQAPNHRVLGGLGTAPLNQWVSEAGPLWGGPDKSGGSSGGLGLWEDTLKSSGSLARSLGLKNSRSSPSLSDSYSHLSGRPVRKKTEEEEKLLKLLQGIPRPQDGFTQWCEQMLHTLSTTGSLDVPMAVAILKEVESPYDVHDYIRSCLGDTLEAKEFAKQFLERRAKQKASQQRQQQQEAWLSSSSLQTAFQTNHSTKLGPGEGSKAKRRALMLHSDPSILGYSLHGPSGEIESVDDY from the exons ATGGCAGCAGAGACCCTGAACTTTGGGCCTGAGTG GCTGAGGGCCCTTTCCAGCGGTGGCAGTgtgacctccccacccccatcccctgccATGCCCAAATACAAGCTGGCTGACTATCGCTACGGCAGAGAGGAGATGCTGGCCCTCTACGTCAAGGAGAACAAG GTCCCTGATGAGCTGCAGGACAAGGAGTTTGCTGCGGTGCTGCAAGAGGAGCCACTGCAGCCCCTGGCACTGGAGCCCCTGActgaggaggagcag AGAAACTTCTCCCTGTCAGTGAACAGTGTGGCCGTGCTGAGGCTGAtggggaaaggggctggccccccccTCGGTGGCACCTCCCGTGGCAGGGGCAGCACGCGGAGCCGAG GCCGTGGCCGCGGTGACAGTTGCTTTTACCAAAGAAGCATTGAGGAAGGCGACGGGGCCTTTGGCCGAAACCCCCGGGAGATCCAGCGTAGCCAGAGTTGGGATGACAGGTGCAGGCTGGAAGGAGGTGGCATcgaggcagagcagagagaagccCTGGG AGGCGAGAGGCGGTTTGAGAAGTCGGCCAGGAGGGATGGAG CACGATCCGGGTttgaggagggaggggctggccctcggAAGGAACATGCCCGCTCAGATAGCGAGAACTGGCGTTCTCTCCGAGAggagcaagaggaagaggaagagggcagCTGGAGAATTGGGGCAGGACCCCGGCGAGATGGAGACCGCTGGCgctcagccagccctg ATGGTGGCCCCCGCTCTGCTGGCTGGCGGGAACATGGGGACCGGCGTCGCAAGTTTGAATTTGATTTGCGAGGGGATCGAGGAGGGTGTGGTGAagaggaggggcggggtgggggaggcagctcTCACCTCCGGAGGTGCCGAGGGCCTGACGGTTTTGATGACGACAAGGATGGGCTCCCCGAGTGGTGCCTGGACGATGAGGATGAAGAAATGGGCACCTTCGATGCCTCTGGGGCCTTCTTGCCTCTCAAG AAGGGTCCCAAGGAGCCCATTCCTGAGGAGCAGGAGCTCGACTTccagggcctggaggaggaggaggaggagcctccAGAAGGGCTGAACCAGGAGGGGCCCGAGTCAG GTGGGAAGGAGCTGACCCCTCTGCCTCCTCAGGAGGAGCAGCCCAGCGGCCCCTCCCCGCTGCCCACCTTGGGCCCGCTCTGGGGAGCGAATGGCGAAGGTGATGATGCTGGGGAGAAAGACCTGCCGGCCGCTGAAG GAGACGATATGAGGGGAATGCAGCTGAGTCCTGGGGGGGGCTCGCCCCCTGGCCCACCCGGAGATCTGGAAGATGATGAAGGCTTGAAGCACCTGCAGCAG GAGGCGGAGAAGCTGGTGGCCTCCCTGCAGGACAGCTCTTTGGAGGAGGAGCAGTTCACGGCCGCCATGCAGGCCCAGGGCCTGCGCCACTCTGCAGCTGCCACTGCCCTCCCCCTCAGCCACGGCGCGGCTCGGAAGTGGTTCTACAAGGACCCCCAGGGAGAGATCCAAG GCCCCTTCACAACACAGGAGATGGCGGAGTGGTTCCAGGCGGGCTATTTTTCCATGGCTCTGCTTGTGAAGCGGGGCTGTGACGAGGGCTTCCAGCCACTGGGTGAGGTGATCAAGATGTGGGGCCGTGTGCCCTTCGCCCCGGGGCCCTCACCACCCCCACTGCTG GGAAACATGGACCAGGAGCGGCTGAAGAAGCAACAGGAGCTGGCAGCGGCGGCCTTGTACCAGCAGCTGCAGCACCAGCAGTTTCTTCAGCTGGTCAGCAG CCGCCAGCTCCCGCAGTGTGCCCTCCGGGAAAAGGCAGCCCTGGGGGAGCTGACGCcgccgcagcagcagcagctcaccGCGTTCCTGCAGCAGCTCCAAGCTCTCAAACCCCCCAG AGGTGGGGACCAGAACCTGCTCCCGACGATGAACCGGTCCTTGTCAGTGCCGGATTCGGGCCCCCTCTGGGACATACATACCTCAGCCTCATCACAGTCAG GCGGTGAGGCCAGTCTTTGGGACATACCAATTAACTCTTCGACTCAGGGTCCAATTCTAGAACAACTCCAGCTGCAACATAAA TTCCAAGAGCGCAGAGAAGTGGAGCTCAGGGCGAAGCGGGAGGAGGAAGAGCGCAAGCGCCGCGAGGAGAAGCGCcgccagcagcagcaggaggagcagaagcggcggcaggaggaagaggagttgTTTCGGCGCAAGCAG GTGCGGCAGCAGGAGCTTCTCCTGAAgttgctgcagcagcagcaggcagtGGCCACTGTGCCCGTGCCCCCTGCGCCCAGCTCCCCGCCCCCACTGTGGGCTGGCCTGGCCAAGCAGGGGCTCTCCATGAAGACGCTGCTCGAGCTGCAGCTGGAGGGCGAGCGGCAGCTGCATAAGCAGCCGCCGCCTCGGGAGCCATCGCGGGCCCAGGCCCCCAACCACCGTGTG CTTGGGGGCCTGGGCACTGCCCCCCTGAACCAGTGGGTATCTGAGGCTGGGCCGCTGTGGGGCGGGCCCGACAAGAGCGGGGGCAGCAGCGGTGGCCTGGGGCTCTGGGAGGACACCCTCAAGAGCAGCGGGAGCTTGGCCCGCAGCCTGGGCCTGAAGAACAGCCGGAGCAGCCCCTCTCTCAG TGACTCGTACAGCCACCTGTCAGGTCGGCCTGTGCgcaaaaagacagaggaggaagagaagctgCTGAAGCTGCTGCAGGGCATCCCCAGGCCCCAGGATGGCTTCACCCAGTGGTGTGAGCAGATGCTGCACACGCTGAGCACCACGGGCAGCCTGGACG TGCCCATGGCTGTAGCGATCCTCAAGGAGGTGGAATCCCCCTACGATGTCCACGATTATATCCGTTCCTGCCTGGGGGACACGCTGGAAGCCAAAGAATTTGCCAAACAATTCCTGGAGCGGAGGGCCAAGCAGAAAGCCAGCCAAcaacggcagcagcagcag GAGGCTTGGCTGAGCAGCAGCTCCCTGCAGACGGCCTTTCAGACCAACCACAGCACCAAACTTGGCCCTGGGGAGGGCAGCAAGGCCAAGAGGCGGGCACTCATGCTGCACTCAGACCCCAGCATCCTGG GGTACTCCCTGCACGGCCCTTCTGGTGAGATCGAGAGCGTGGATGACTACTGA